From a single Rhodococcus qingshengii JCM 15477 genomic region:
- the ligD gene encoding non-homologous end-joining DNA ligase gives MASPAEELDVDGIAVRLSSPDKIYYPQLGEDGGTKRHLVEYYRTVALQGAALRALQDRPTHLQRFPDGTEGEEVYQKRLPAKRPEHVESCEVTFPSGRKADVLRVRSAANIVWAANLGTVTFHPWAVRCPDTDHPDELRIDLDPQPGTGFDEAVAIADEVLRPLLAELGLEGFPKTSGGRGLHVYIPLEARWDFVEVRHAGIALAREVERRSADRATTAWWKEERGERIFIDFNQNARDRTIAAAYSARKTPIATVSTPVTWDELRDVHPDDCTIATVPGLLADRGDPMEAMHDKAFALDVLLEMWEKDLAAGLGDLPYPPNYPKMPGEPKRVQPSKDRDRKNKDG, from the coding sequence ATGGCGAGCCCGGCAGAGGAACTGGACGTCGACGGGATCGCGGTCCGATTGTCGAGCCCGGACAAGATCTACTATCCGCAGTTGGGTGAGGACGGCGGAACCAAACGGCATCTTGTCGAGTACTACCGAACGGTGGCGCTGCAGGGTGCAGCGTTGCGGGCGCTCCAAGATCGGCCCACGCATCTTCAGCGATTCCCCGACGGCACCGAGGGCGAAGAGGTTTACCAGAAGCGGCTGCCGGCAAAACGGCCCGAGCACGTCGAATCCTGCGAGGTCACGTTCCCGTCGGGTCGCAAGGCCGACGTCCTTCGAGTGCGAAGTGCTGCGAACATCGTGTGGGCCGCCAATCTCGGGACTGTCACGTTTCATCCCTGGGCCGTGCGGTGCCCGGACACCGACCACCCGGACGAACTGCGCATCGATCTCGATCCGCAACCGGGGACCGGGTTCGACGAGGCCGTTGCCATCGCGGACGAGGTCCTTCGCCCTCTGCTCGCCGAGTTGGGATTGGAAGGATTTCCCAAGACGTCCGGTGGCCGAGGCCTTCACGTCTACATCCCGCTCGAGGCGCGCTGGGATTTCGTCGAGGTCCGTCACGCGGGTATCGCCCTTGCTCGTGAAGTCGAGCGTCGTAGTGCCGATCGCGCCACAACCGCGTGGTGGAAGGAAGAGCGGGGTGAACGGATCTTCATCGACTTCAATCAGAATGCCCGTGACCGGACGATCGCGGCGGCGTATTCCGCTCGTAAGACGCCGATCGCAACTGTGTCGACGCCGGTGACCTGGGACGAACTGCGCGACGTGCATCCAGACGACTGCACCATCGCCACGGTTCCCGGCTTGCTCGCCGATCGTGGTGATCCGATGGAAGCCATGCACGACAAGGCCTTTGCCCTCGATGTTCTGTTGGAGATGTGGGAGAAGGATCTGGCGGCAGGACTGGGCGATCTGCCGTACCCGCCGAACTATCCCAAAATGCCCGGTGAACCCAAACGTGTTCAACCGAGCAAGGACCGCGATCGGAAGAACAAAGACGGGTAG